Proteins encoded within one genomic window of Pseudalkalibacillus sp. SCS-8:
- a CDS encoding molybdenum cofactor biosynthesis protein MoaE, with protein sequence MSDQFMVTNNEIKVNEVINRVIHPEAGAINTFIGTVREWTGDKRTLYLEYEAYVPMAEKKLYQIGEEIQQRWKEAKVSIVHRIGRLEITDIAVVIAVATPHRADSFEASRYAIERIKEIVPIWKKEHWDDGEAWIGNQLETVAYPKGKPGKEQLDD encoded by the coding sequence ATGTCTGATCAATTTATGGTTACAAATAACGAAATAAAGGTAAATGAAGTTATAAATAGAGTTATCCATCCAGAAGCCGGGGCGATCAACACTTTCATCGGCACTGTCAGGGAATGGACAGGAGATAAGCGTACGCTTTATTTGGAATATGAAGCGTATGTTCCGATGGCTGAAAAAAAGCTGTACCAGATCGGTGAGGAGATCCAACAGAGATGGAAGGAAGCGAAGGTATCCATCGTCCATCGGATTGGACGTCTTGAAATTACAGATATAGCAGTCGTCATCGCGGTCGCTACCCCTCATCGTGCAGACTCTTTTGAGGCGAGTCGTTATGCCATCGAGCGAATTAAAGAAATCGTCCCGATTTGGAAAAAGGAGCATTGGGATGACGGTGAAGCCTGGATCGGAAATCAATTGGAAACAGTGGCGTATCCAAAAGGGAAGCCGGGAAAGGAGCAATTGGATGATTAA
- the moaD gene encoding molybdopterin converting factor subunit 1: MIKVLLFAGLQEKAGKTELTINKDEMTVNELVAHIRQSDENLELTNVMIAVNEEFVNDPEQIIKTGDDIALLPPVSGG; encoded by the coding sequence ATGATTAAAGTATTACTTTTTGCTGGTTTGCAAGAAAAAGCCGGGAAAACCGAACTGACAATCAATAAAGATGAGATGACGGTTAATGAGCTTGTCGCCCACATTCGACAAAGCGATGAGAATCTGGAGTTGACCAATGTGATGATTGCTGTCAATGAGGAATTCGTTAATGATCCTGAACAGATCATAAAAACGGGCGATGACATTGCGTTGCTCCCACCAGTCAGTGGAGGATGA
- a CDS encoding undecaprenyl-diphosphate phosphatase, which yields MDQLFTLLKYAFFGFVQGITEPIPISSSGHLVLAEEILGIHIKGFSFEVFMNFASLLAILVIYRADLIRLASNGLNYTKTRNREYRSDFMFIIYLIIGTIPAAVIGILAEDFISENLKDIKVIGATLIVTGIALWLIRNLRGRKQDQDLSVKDALIVGLAQAVALIPGISRSGATIVAAMARGMKQETALRYSFLLYIPVSVGTMLLSFGDLKNDPMLDQLLIPYLVAFLISFIASYISLKWLMGIMERGNLKYFAVYCFIVGPMILFFM from the coding sequence ATGGATCAATTGTTTACCTTGCTGAAATATGCTTTTTTCGGATTTGTACAAGGCATTACAGAACCAATTCCGATTTCTTCGAGTGGACACCTTGTATTAGCAGAAGAAATCCTTGGCATACATATTAAAGGATTCAGCTTTGAAGTTTTCATGAACTTCGCTTCTCTGCTTGCCATTCTTGTGATCTACCGAGCCGATTTAATCCGTCTCGCTTCCAATGGGTTGAATTATACGAAAACAAGGAATCGTGAGTATCGCTCGGATTTCATGTTTATCATCTATTTGATCATCGGGACCATCCCAGCTGCAGTAATCGGGATTTTGGCAGAGGACTTCATCTCAGAGAATCTAAAGGATATTAAAGTGATTGGTGCCACTTTGATCGTGACAGGAATTGCTCTCTGGTTGATCAGAAATCTTAGAGGCCGTAAGCAGGATCAAGATTTGTCTGTTAAAGACGCTCTAATTGTCGGGCTAGCCCAGGCTGTTGCTTTGATTCCTGGCATCAGCCGTTCAGGAGCAACAATCGTAGCGGCCATGGCAAGAGGGATGAAACAGGAAACAGCACTACGCTATTCATTCCTACTCTATATCCCTGTCAGCGTTGGAACGATGCTACTAAGCTTTGGAGACTTGAAGAACGATCCGATGCTTGATCAACTATTGATTCCTTACCTTGTTGCTTTCTTGATTTCGTTCATCGCTTCCTACATTTCGTTAAAGTGGCTTATGGGGATCATGGAACGCGGAAACCTGAAATATTTCGCTGTCTACTGTTTTATCGTCGGGCCGATGATTCTATTCTTCATGTAA
- a CDS encoding YjzC family protein, which yields MGQNHQFNPGQKAPNNGVYVEIGETGSMVNNPKEIKLHAGDSFPETSNHNRKWTYKRKP from the coding sequence ATGGGACAAAACCATCAATTCAACCCGGGACAAAAGGCACCAAATAATGGGGTGTATGTCGAAATCGGAGAAACAGGCAGCATGGTGAATAATCCGAAAGAGATCAAATTACATGCGGGTGATTCTTTTCCAGAAACGAGTAATCACAATCGGAAATGGACATACAAGCGAAAGCCTTAG
- a CDS encoding amino acid ABC transporter ATP-binding protein yields the protein MIKVENLKKSFGSLEVLKDINVEIKQQEVVCVIGPSGSGKSTFLRCLNLLESITDGHVYIKGIDITNKQTDINKLRTDVGMVFQQFNLFPHKTVLENIMVSPIKVRKWDKKKAERKARELLEKVGLSEKADAYPASLSGGQKQRVAIARSLAMEPEIMLFDEPTSALDPEMVGEVLEVMKGLAREGMTMVVVTHEMGFAREVADRVIFMDEGYIVEENVPAKLFEEPQNDRTKAFLSKVH from the coding sequence ATGATAAAAGTAGAAAATCTAAAAAAATCATTCGGTTCACTTGAAGTTTTGAAAGATATCAATGTGGAGATCAAACAACAAGAAGTAGTATGTGTCATTGGACCATCCGGTTCTGGAAAGTCCACTTTTCTCAGATGTCTTAACTTGCTCGAATCAATTACAGATGGGCATGTCTATATTAAAGGGATCGATATAACGAATAAGCAGACAGATATCAACAAATTGAGAACAGATGTTGGAATGGTCTTCCAACAGTTCAATCTATTCCCTCATAAGACGGTTCTTGAAAACATCATGGTGTCCCCTATAAAAGTTCGGAAGTGGGACAAGAAGAAAGCAGAAAGGAAAGCCAGAGAACTTCTTGAAAAGGTAGGGCTCAGTGAAAAAGCTGATGCATATCCAGCTTCCTTATCAGGGGGACAAAAGCAAAGAGTTGCGATTGCAAGATCTCTTGCGATGGAACCTGAAATCATGTTGTTCGATGAACCGACATCTGCTTTAGATCCAGAGATGGTAGGGGAAGTGCTTGAAGTGATGAAAGGACTTGCTAGAGAAGGGATGACGATGGTAGTCGTCACCCACGAAATGGGTTTTGCAAGAGAAGTGGCAGACCGGGTCATTTTCATGGATGAGGGATATATCGTTGAAGAGAATGTACCTGCCAAATTGTTTGAAGAACCACAGAACGATCGGACGAAAGCTTTTCTAAGTAAAGTACATTAA
- a CDS encoding YjzD family protein, with protein sequence MRYIWTIIWALLLSNMAFYVLSSMQGGEYSLLLASVIGLIFSVFVFILGDAGIQDETAE encoded by the coding sequence ATGCGTTATATTTGGACAATCATCTGGGCTCTTCTATTGAGCAACATGGCTTTTTATGTATTGTCTTCTATGCAAGGCGGCGAGTATAGCTTGCTTCTAGCTAGTGTGATCGGACTGATTTTCTCTGTATTTGTCTTCATTCTTGGGGATGCAGGCATTCAAGACGAAACAGCCGAGTAA
- a CDS encoding alpha/beta hydrolase, translated as MCGHSHRFFKLNDQCVITHIPERPNGFAIILIGDVNHYVTDQTSSWLQHPERSKFLDDLCSFGYTIFYSNLYGRHWGNERSVDLLNRMYHTILKQEIINPKIHILAEGMGALSALKWLEGHGEKTRSAAFLNPCLSLKVHGEAVREQKLFYKSFHREICQAYELSEHEADEFIQNHRGYRSYTSNKPVKIWHNMHGSPYSFMNHSRAYEHFRDEIGAPISLSLQLSGNKQDFARKVKFFFQQHEKDL; from the coding sequence ATGTGTGGACATTCTCACCGTTTTTTCAAATTGAATGATCAATGTGTGATAACTCATATACCTGAACGGCCAAATGGGTTTGCCATCATTTTGATTGGAGATGTCAATCATTATGTAACGGATCAAACCAGCTCCTGGTTGCAACATCCAGAACGCTCAAAATTTCTAGATGATTTATGTTCGTTCGGTTATACCATCTTCTATTCCAACCTCTATGGGAGGCATTGGGGGAATGAGAGAAGTGTGGATTTATTGAATCGTATGTACCATACGATACTAAAGCAAGAAATCATCAATCCGAAGATCCATATCCTTGCTGAAGGAATGGGGGCATTATCCGCTCTGAAGTGGTTGGAAGGACATGGCGAGAAAACGAGATCAGCAGCCTTCCTGAATCCATGCTTAAGTCTGAAGGTTCATGGAGAGGCTGTTCGAGAGCAGAAGCTGTTTTATAAGAGTTTTCATCGTGAGATTTGCCAGGCGTATGAACTTTCCGAGCATGAAGCGGATGAATTCATCCAGAACCATAGGGGTTACCGATCGTATACGTCTAACAAACCTGTGAAAATCTGGCACAATATGCATGGATCTCCCTACTCGTTTATGAACCATAGTCGGGCATATGAGCATTTTCGGGATGAAATAGGGGCACCGATATCACTTTCGCTGCAATTATCCGGCAATAAACAGGATTTTGCACGGAAGGTGAAATTCTTCTTTCAACAACATGAGAAGGACTTATAA
- a CDS encoding NAD(P)-dependent oxidoreductase, which produces MKRVLITGVAGEVGMILANAFIDKGIDVYGVDHVNRETHEGLDLIGRNALFHFNNQSISEIDWSAEDPVDVIFHLAQSVPTSPRISEIKKSVSQSLSNMKRLVAFAAESGAKVVIISSTDVFGPILTDYGKKDLEPAPRSLYGTLMLAEETFLKRNAKKDNVPYHIVRLPCLMGSNHPISDKCHAIDTDDKAGFTTEERENSKEVIITREEFIEICLKIINDDLDESIITLFNK; this is translated from the coding sequence ATGAAAAGAGTCTTAATCACAGGTGTTGCAGGAGAAGTGGGTATGATCCTTGCGAATGCATTCATTGATAAAGGTATTGATGTATACGGTGTAGACCATGTAAATAGAGAAACACATGAAGGGCTGGATCTGATTGGAAGAAATGCCCTTTTTCATTTTAACAATCAATCCATCTCTGAAATTGATTGGTCAGCAGAGGACCCGGTAGATGTCATCTTTCACCTTGCACAAAGTGTTCCGACGTCTCCACGTATCTCCGAAATAAAAAAATCCGTTTCACAATCTCTTTCGAATATGAAGCGTTTAGTCGCTTTTGCAGCTGAGAGTGGAGCCAAAGTAGTGATCATTTCGTCGACAGATGTATTCGGTCCGATTTTGACCGACTATGGGAAGAAAGATCTTGAACCAGCACCAAGAAGCTTATATGGCACGTTGATGTTGGCTGAAGAAACATTTCTGAAAAGAAACGCAAAAAAAGATAATGTCCCTTACCACATTGTCCGACTTCCTTGTTTAATGGGTAGTAATCATCCAATCAGTGACAAATGTCATGCAATTGATACAGATGACAAAGCAGGATTTACGACTGAAGAGAGAGAAAATAGTAAAGAAGTCATTATTACCAGGGAGGAGTTCATCGAAATCTGTCTAAAGATCATAAATGATGATCTGGACGAATCAATTATTACATTATTTAATAAGTAG
- a CDS encoding BMP family ABC transporter substrate-binding protein, with product MKIVIPFLIAVLLLPLTGCQKALGSGELENVGLLIEDTINDQGWGTKGYKGLLKVKEEFDNKVFYREEVKSKAQVLKAVREFQENEVNLIYGHGKLYAPIFMEIKSEFPDIHFVSFNGKVSGKGITSVHFDSYAMGYFAGIISGAMTKTGQVGMIAAFPWQPEATGFREGANLYNPDVEAHISFVRDWSNVDQAMRIFNEMKEKGVDIYYPAGDGYTVPVIERVKEEGAYAIGFVSNMADLGKQTVLTSTVQHVDRLYVMIAEKYNDGTLTSGNIHYDFQEEVISLAPFSDEVPLELQEKLTILIEDYKKTGKLPAP from the coding sequence ATGAAAATAGTGATCCCTTTCCTGATTGCGGTGTTACTGCTCCCTCTTACAGGATGCCAAAAGGCTTTGGGGAGCGGAGAATTAGAGAACGTTGGACTTTTGATTGAGGATACGATCAATGACCAAGGCTGGGGTACGAAGGGCTATAAAGGCTTGCTTAAAGTGAAGGAAGAATTTGACAATAAAGTATTCTATCGAGAAGAAGTGAAATCAAAAGCACAGGTTCTGAAGGCAGTCAGAGAATTTCAAGAAAATGAAGTCAATCTAATATATGGACATGGTAAATTGTACGCACCGATTTTCATGGAGATCAAATCGGAGTTTCCAGATATCCATTTCGTCAGTTTTAACGGAAAAGTAAGTGGAAAGGGCATAACAAGTGTCCACTTCGACTCCTATGCTATGGGTTATTTTGCAGGAATCATTTCAGGAGCCATGACAAAAACGGGACAAGTCGGAATGATTGCAGCCTTTCCTTGGCAACCCGAAGCAACTGGATTTAGAGAAGGTGCGAATCTTTACAATCCGGATGTTGAAGCTCATATTTCATTTGTCCGGGATTGGAGTAATGTCGATCAGGCTATGAGAATCTTTAATGAGATGAAGGAAAAAGGAGTCGATATCTATTATCCTGCAGGGGATGGCTATACTGTACCTGTTATCGAAAGGGTGAAGGAAGAAGGGGCATATGCGATCGGTTTTGTGTCAAACATGGCTGATCTCGGGAAACAAACAGTCCTCACAAGCACCGTTCAACATGTGGATCGACTCTATGTCATGATTGCAGAAAAGTACAATGATGGTACGCTTACATCGGGGAACATCCATTACGATTTTCAAGAGGAAGTCATTTCTCTCGCTCCATTCAGTGATGAAGTACCGTTAGAATTACAAGAAAAGCTGACCATTTTGATAGAAGATTATAAAAAAACCGGGAAGCTGCCAGCACCATAA
- a CDS encoding ComZ family protein translates to MNQERNMKFMQIAMSRLPEAKQFMEQKGIEITMEDIQPMMNLLMNVMNDAYELGRSDAQENTE, encoded by the coding sequence ATGAACCAGGAACGAAATATGAAATTCATGCAAATCGCAATGTCACGATTGCCAGAGGCGAAGCAGTTCATGGAACAAAAAGGCATTGAAATCACAATGGAAGATATTCAGCCAATGATGAATTTGTTAATGAACGTGATGAATGATGCGTATGAATTAGGCCGATCTGATGCGCAAGAAAACACTGAATAA
- a CDS encoding beta-ketoacyl-ACP synthase III: MNAGIIGIGKYVPERVMTNQELEKMVDTSDEWIRTRTGIEERRIANEDMNTSHMAENAANEALKDAGLEASEIDLILVATVTGDYGFPSVACLIQERLGAKNAVAMDLSAACAGFIYGMITAQQYIKTETYKNILVIGVEKLSKITDWEDRNTAVLFGDGAGAAVLAPVASDKGILSFDMGSDGSGAKYLFQNGDHLYMNGREVFKFAVRQMPESSMKVVEKAGLKKEDVDFLIPHQANIRIMEAARERLDLPKEKMASTVGKYGNTSSSSIPIALVDAVEEGKIKNGDVLVLVGFGGGLTWGAVALRWGK; encoded by the coding sequence ATGAATGCAGGTATAATCGGAATTGGCAAATATGTCCCGGAACGTGTGATGACCAATCAAGAGCTTGAAAAGATGGTTGATACATCTGATGAATGGATTCGTACGAGGACTGGTATAGAAGAACGAAGAATTGCAAATGAAGATATGAATACGTCCCACATGGCGGAAAATGCAGCAAATGAAGCACTAAAAGATGCAGGTCTTGAGGCAAGCGAAATCGACCTTATTCTTGTTGCTACAGTAACAGGAGATTATGGATTTCCTTCTGTAGCATGCCTTATTCAAGAAAGACTTGGAGCAAAAAATGCAGTTGCAATGGACCTGAGTGCAGCATGTGCTGGGTTCATTTATGGTATGATAACAGCACAACAGTATATTAAAACAGAAACCTATAAAAATATCCTTGTTATCGGTGTTGAGAAGCTATCAAAAATTACAGATTGGGAAGACCGTAATACGGCTGTCCTGTTCGGTGATGGTGCAGGAGCTGCTGTCCTTGCTCCCGTTGCAAGTGATAAAGGGATTTTATCATTTGATATGGGATCAGATGGTTCAGGAGCGAAGTATCTCTTCCAAAATGGCGATCACTTGTACATGAACGGAAGAGAAGTATTTAAATTTGCAGTGAGACAAATGCCTGAATCCTCTATGAAGGTTGTTGAGAAAGCCGGGTTGAAAAAAGAGGATGTCGACTTCTTGATTCCACATCAGGCGAATATCAGAATCATGGAGGCAGCACGTGAGCGGCTGGATCTCCCGAAGGAAAAAATGGCTTCGACAGTCGGAAAATATGGCAATACATCCTCTTCGTCTATCCCGATTGCGTTAGTCGATGCAGTAGAAGAAGGCAAAATAAAAAATGGCGATGTGTTGGTACTCGTCGGGTTCGGCGGTGGTTTGACCTGGGGTGCCGTAGCATTACGTTGGGGAAAATAG
- the fabF gene encoding beta-ketoacyl-ACP synthase II, protein MSNKRVVITGLGTVSPVGNDTETTWENIINGKSGIGELTRRDKDQFPAKVAGEATDFDPEQYLDRKDVRKMDRFTQFAIAASLQAVKDADLTITEEIAPRVGVWIGSGIGGMETYEQQFQVFMEKGQRRVSPFFVPMMIPDMASGQVSIMLGAKGINSCTVTACASGANSIGDAFKAIQRGDADIMVTGGSEAPITNMALAGFSSSKALSTNPDPSKASRPFDANRDGFVMGEGAGILVIESLESAQKRGAKIHAEIVGYGATGDAHHITQPAPGGEGGVRAMNIALKDAGLKPENVDYLNAHGTSTDFNDKYETAAIKTVFGDHARRLGISSTKSMTGHLLGAAGALEAVLSVKAIQNDIMPPTINYETPDPECDLDYVPNEARRADVNVVMSNSLGFGGHNVALVFKKFAE, encoded by the coding sequence ATGAGCAATAAACGAGTTGTGATTACAGGACTTGGTACAGTCTCTCCAGTAGGAAATGACACAGAGACAACCTGGGAAAATATTATTAATGGTAAATCTGGTATAGGTGAACTGACACGACGGGATAAAGATCAATTTCCTGCTAAAGTGGCAGGAGAAGCAACAGATTTCGATCCAGAGCAATATTTGGATCGTAAAGATGTACGTAAAATGGACCGATTTACACAGTTTGCAATTGCTGCTTCCTTACAGGCTGTAAAAGATGCAGACCTGACGATCACAGAAGAGATTGCACCTCGTGTCGGTGTATGGATCGGTTCAGGGATCGGCGGAATGGAAACGTATGAGCAGCAGTTCCAAGTGTTCATGGAGAAAGGTCAACGACGTGTGAGTCCATTCTTCGTACCGATGATGATTCCGGATATGGCTTCAGGACAAGTTTCCATTATGCTAGGAGCAAAAGGAATCAATTCTTGTACAGTGACAGCCTGTGCATCTGGTGCCAATTCCATTGGCGATGCATTCAAGGCGATCCAACGGGGCGATGCAGACATTATGGTCACTGGAGGCTCAGAAGCCCCAATTACAAATATGGCACTTGCAGGCTTCTCATCTTCCAAAGCCTTGTCAACAAACCCGGATCCATCAAAAGCGAGTCGTCCATTTGATGCAAACCGTGATGGTTTCGTAATGGGTGAAGGTGCAGGGATCCTCGTGATTGAATCCCTTGAATCTGCGCAGAAGCGTGGCGCAAAAATCCATGCAGAGATTGTCGGATATGGTGCAACAGGAGATGCACACCATATTACGCAACCAGCTCCGGGTGGAGAAGGTGGTGTCCGTGCAATGAACATTGCCTTGAAGGATGCAGGCCTTAAACCGGAGAATGTCGACTATCTTAATGCGCATGGTACAAGCACGGATTTCAATGACAAATACGAGACCGCTGCAATTAAAACGGTCTTTGGCGACCATGCTCGCAGACTTGGTATCAGTTCTACAAAATCGATGACAGGACACTTGCTAGGTGCAGCAGGAGCCTTGGAAGCCGTGTTGTCTGTCAAAGCGATCCAAAATGACATCATGCCACCAACAATCAATTATGAAACACCAGATCCTGAGTGTGATCTTGATTATGTTCCGAACGAAGCACGACGTGCAGATGTGAATGTCGTCATGAGTAACTCACTAGGGTTTGGCGGCCATAACGTTGCGTTGGTGTTCAAGAAATTTGCTGAATAA
- a CDS encoding glycerophosphodiester phosphodiesterase, which yields MKRFFILALGLMLFMTSGLSHVSAETESEKDERDEENILNIAHRGASGYAPEHTLASYSLGEEMNADYIELDLQMTKDGELIAMHDETLDRTTNGEGLVKDHTLEEIKQLDAGSWFNEKYPEFAKKEYENLKVPTLDEVLSKYGKEANYYIETKSPEVYPGMEEKLLATLEKHGLIGEGTDPNKVLIQSFSPASLKKIHELDSSIHLVQLLWYTSPASISDAELSAYKDYAIGLGMNHSQIDENYVQKVKQHGFEIHPYTVNEKEDMKKLLKWGVTGMFTNYPDRLAQVTADMENEDDDEQGTNEDDQ from the coding sequence ATGAAAAGATTTTTCATACTGGCATTAGGTTTGATGTTATTCATGACATCAGGGTTATCCCATGTAAGTGCGGAAACCGAAAGTGAGAAGGACGAACGAGACGAGGAGAACATATTGAATATTGCACATCGAGGTGCTTCCGGGTATGCACCTGAACATACACTGGCATCCTACTCATTAGGAGAAGAAATGAATGCAGACTATATTGAATTGGATTTACAAATGACAAAAGATGGTGAACTCATCGCTATGCATGACGAAACATTGGACCGTACGACCAATGGAGAAGGATTGGTGAAAGATCATACGTTGGAAGAAATCAAACAGCTTGATGCTGGCTCTTGGTTCAATGAGAAATATCCTGAATTCGCAAAGAAAGAATATGAAAACCTGAAAGTCCCGACATTAGATGAAGTACTTTCGAAATATGGGAAAGAAGCAAACTATTACATTGAAACGAAGTCACCAGAAGTTTATCCTGGCATGGAAGAAAAACTACTAGCGACATTGGAAAAGCATGGACTGATTGGAGAGGGTACAGACCCGAATAAGGTGCTCATCCAGTCATTCAGTCCGGCAAGTCTTAAGAAAATCCACGAGCTTGATTCATCCATTCATCTCGTTCAATTGCTTTGGTATACAAGTCCAGCGTCCATATCGGATGCAGAGCTTTCCGCATACAAAGATTATGCAATTGGACTCGGCATGAACCACAGTCAAATTGACGAGAACTATGTACAAAAGGTAAAACAGCATGGTTTTGAAATTCATCCATACACCGTAAACGAGAAAGAAGATATGAAAAAGCTGCTCAAATGGGGTGTAACGGGAATGTTCACGAATTATCCGGACAGGCTGGCACAAGTGACAGCTGATATGGAAAACGAGGATGATGATGAACAAGGTACTAATGAGGACGACCAATAA
- a CDS encoding YjbA family protein, giving the protein MLYLRDVWVNWFEGEENGYNVCEFHEWRKEDFIELLDQVPIMKMDSALLDYIENDLSELPNELLEEVKNKSYIRKNNQREQIEYCFIATDGRKCMIIDTMGYRIPIRKSRMIPRQEQLVYEMAEELDPKHYSFETVDQSQKEYHILSPDPNSMKGLTRRERQLKQLLFMALDQMYSSANTAEARYWYTEWYPEKYSAIQGMSFEEAWRALYMEVSQGWTPKHQTICERLIKGQPYFEKIWELEKGTHVN; this is encoded by the coding sequence ATGTTGTACTTGAGAGATGTTTGGGTAAACTGGTTCGAAGGCGAAGAAAATGGTTACAATGTATGTGAATTTCATGAATGGCGTAAGGAGGACTTTATTGAACTATTGGATCAAGTGCCAATCATGAAGATGGATTCCGCTCTTCTTGACTACATAGAAAATGACTTGAGTGAATTGCCGAACGAATTGTTGGAAGAAGTCAAAAACAAAAGCTATATACGGAAGAACAACCAAAGGGAACAGATTGAGTATTGTTTCATTGCGACAGACGGTCGGAAATGTATGATCATCGATACGATGGGATACCGGATTCCAATCAGGAAAAGCAGGATGATTCCGAGGCAGGAACAGCTCGTTTATGAAATGGCAGAGGAATTAGATCCGAAACACTATTCGTTCGAAACGGTAGACCAATCACAGAAAGAATATCACATCCTTTCACCTGATCCAAACAGTATGAAAGGTCTGACAAGAAGAGAAAGACAATTGAAACAGCTTCTTTTCATGGCGCTCGATCAGATGTATTCAAGTGCGAATACGGCTGAAGCACGGTATTGGTATACAGAATGGTATCCAGAAAAATATTCTGCTATACAAGGGATGAGTTTCGAAGAGGCATGGAGAGCTTTGTATATGGAAGTAAGCCAAGGATGGACACCAAAACATCAAACCATATGTGAACGCTTGATAAAAGGACAACCTTACTTTGAGAAGATTTGGGAACTTGAAAAAGGCACACATGTCAATTGA
- a CDS encoding type 1 glutamine amidotransferase domain-containing protein gives MSKKVLMIVTNADQINDEKETGLWLEEFAVPYNLFEKEGYEIHVRSPKGGDIPLDPNSIPEERREEFDEAREKLKNTQPLSEADAEEEYDAVFLPGGHGTMFDFPDNTLMHTILSKAAQVEKVIGAVCHGPSGLVNVTLEDGTPLVKGKKVNSFTDEEEEEMQLVEEMPFLLESTLRLKGAEFVRGEKWTDFSVRDGNLVTGQNPMSSGSTAEKVIEALNEK, from the coding sequence ATGAGTAAAAAGGTACTTATGATTGTCACCAATGCAGATCAAATAAATGATGAAAAAGAAACGGGACTATGGCTCGAGGAATTTGCTGTACCGTATAACTTATTCGAAAAAGAAGGTTATGAAATTCACGTAAGGAGTCCGAAAGGTGGAGATATTCCACTTGATCCGAACAGTATTCCTGAAGAAAGAAGGGAAGAGTTCGATGAAGCCCGTGAAAAGCTGAAGAACACTCAGCCACTTTCTGAAGCAGATGCAGAGGAAGAGTATGATGCGGTATTCTTACCTGGGGGACACGGAACGATGTTCGACTTCCCGGATAATACATTGATGCATACGATCCTTTCGAAGGCTGCTCAAGTGGAAAAAGTCATCGGAGCGGTTTGTCATGGCCCTTCTGGTCTTGTAAATGTAACCCTTGAAGATGGAACTCCACTTGTAAAAGGAAAGAAAGTCAATTCCTTTACAGATGAGGAAGAAGAAGAAATGCAGCTTGTCGAAGAAATGCCGTTCTTGCTGGAATCGACATTACGCTTAAAAGGAGCAGAATTTGTCCGAGGTGAAAAATGGACTGATTTCTCCGTGCGTGACGGAAACCTGGTAACCGGTCAAAATCCGATGTCAAGCGGATCCACAGCTGAAAAAGTCATCGAAGCATTGAATGAAAAATAA